The Candidatus Limnocylindrales bacterium genome has a segment encoding these proteins:
- a CDS encoding MBL fold metallo-hydrolase, protein MEKNLFFFISLIFTLTFLPQAFAGCDLEMVRDRVIPVNYTLVNANSVLIQRLGHSSFLITSPEGTTVLTDPFLPYVPDTPPDIVTVSNLHHAHDNTKAVKGNPIQLLGVNPQGEWNKIDEKIKDIRIFNVYTRTGGGLGVNSIFVFEIGEVCIAHLGNLGHPLNEEQIKTLGRIDIVLISVDGSWTMSHRDVLTVIEQLKPRVVIPMQYDFKGMIDNFISFVGDKYPVRKVKSSTLEVRKATLPASTEILVLGYPSY, encoded by the coding sequence ATGGAAAAGAACCTGTTCTTTTTTATTTCTTTGATTTTCACCCTGACTTTTCTGCCCCAGGCGTTTGCGGGTTGTGATTTAGAAATGGTCCGTGACCGGGTCATTCCGGTTAACTATACACTGGTAAACGCAAACTCTGTGCTTATTCAACGGCTGGGGCATTCTAGCTTTTTGATTACTTCGCCAGAGGGTACAACGGTTTTGACAGATCCTTTTCTACCCTATGTTCCGGATACCCCTCCGGATATTGTTACAGTGAGCAATCTTCATCATGCCCACGATAATACAAAAGCAGTCAAAGGGAATCCCATTCAGCTCTTGGGGGTAAATCCCCAAGGGGAATGGAATAAGATCGATGAGAAAATCAAGGATATACGGATCTTTAATGTTTATACCAGGACCGGGGGAGGGTTGGGGGTTAATTCGATTTTTGTCTTTGAAATAGGAGAGGTCTGTATTGCCCACCTGGGTAATTTGGGGCATCCTCTAAACGAAGAACAGATTAAAACCTTAGGGAGAATTGATATTGTTCTTATTTCAGTAGATGGAAGCTGGACAATGAGTCATAGGGATGTCTTAACCGTGATTGAACAATTGAAACCCCGGGTGGTTATTCCGATGCAGTATGATTTTAAAGGTATGATCGACAACTTTATTTCTTTTGTGGGAGATAAGTATCCGGTACGTAAGGTCAAAAGTTCAACCCTTGAGGTTCGCAAGGCCACTTTACCGGCAAGTACGGAGATTCTGGTTTTAGGCTACCCATCCTATTAA